One Aureibacter tunicatorum DNA window includes the following coding sequences:
- a CDS encoding anaerobic sulfatase maturase codes for MSTLNFLETEERINKKKHFNVLAKTIGPVCNLDCDYCYYLEKENIYAENKKAVQFKMPESTLELYIKKYLEDQPAEAKEVLFTWHGGEPTLMGLAYYERIVELQNKHNKASKKISNSLQTNGVLINDNWARFFAKENWLIGLSIDGPEDLHNAYRPNKGGKGSFSKVMNAVNLFKKHEVRFNTLTVIHDKNVKHPKRVYEFLKGIGSSFLQFLPVQEQIAEDENETLPLVHQKYKKKTYITKESVAPVDYGNFLIGVFDLWLERDVGSVFVQHFDLALEAWCGYNPNMCVFAKHCGDALAIEHNGDVYSCDHFVYPEYKLGNVNDSSFQSLLKLPAQERFGYDKYNSLPLQCRECEFRFACNGECPKNRFGVVKNGEKVAYLCEAYRMYFTHISPYMEVMKKLLDMQRPPADIMDLIAKRKKEEKRKKKIEKKLKRLSNR; via the coding sequence ATGAGTACTTTAAATTTTTTAGAGACAGAAGAGAGGATAAACAAGAAAAAGCATTTTAATGTGCTGGCAAAAACGATAGGTCCAGTTTGCAATTTGGATTGTGATTATTGTTATTATCTTGAAAAAGAAAATATTTATGCGGAGAACAAAAAGGCTGTTCAGTTTAAGATGCCGGAAAGCACTCTAGAGCTCTATATCAAAAAATATTTAGAGGATCAGCCTGCTGAAGCTAAAGAAGTGCTTTTTACATGGCATGGAGGTGAGCCTACCTTGATGGGCTTGGCTTATTATGAACGCATAGTTGAATTGCAAAATAAGCATAACAAGGCATCAAAGAAAATATCTAATTCTTTGCAGACAAATGGGGTGTTAATCAATGACAATTGGGCAAGATTCTTTGCCAAGGAAAATTGGCTGATTGGCCTATCAATAGATGGTCCCGAGGATTTGCATAATGCTTACAGGCCAAACAAAGGAGGCAAAGGCTCTTTTTCCAAGGTCATGAATGCGGTCAATTTATTTAAAAAGCATGAAGTAAGGTTCAATACATTGACAGTAATTCACGACAAGAATGTAAAGCATCCGAAAAGAGTCTATGAATTTTTAAAAGGTATTGGCAGTTCTTTTTTACAGTTTTTGCCTGTGCAAGAGCAGATAGCTGAGGATGAGAATGAGACATTGCCTTTAGTTCATCAAAAATATAAGAAGAAGACTTATATCACTAAAGAAAGTGTTGCTCCTGTTGATTATGGCAATTTTTTGATTGGAGTTTTTGATTTATGGCTGGAAAGAGATGTCGGGTCGGTATTTGTTCAGCATTTTGATTTGGCTCTGGAGGCATGGTGTGGCTATAATCCAAATATGTGTGTGTTTGCAAAGCATTGTGGAGATGCTTTGGCTATTGAACATAATGGAGATGTCTATAGTTGCGATCATTTTGTTTATCCTGAATACAAGTTAGGAAATGTTAACGATTCAAGCTTTCAGAGTTTACTAAAGTTGCCAGCTCAGGAGCGTTTTGGCTATGACAAGTATAATTCACTTCCCTTGCAATGCAGAGAGTGTGAGTTTAGATTCGCTTGTAATGGAGAATGTCCAAAGAATAGATTTGGAGTTGTCAAGAATGGAGAAAAGGTAGCTTATTTATGCGAAGCTTATCGGATGTATTTTACACATATTTCTCCTTATATGGAGGTGATGAAAAAGTTGTTGGATATGCAGAGGCCTCCGGCTGATATTATGGATTTGATCGCCAAGCGAAAAAAAGAAGAAAAGCGAAAGAAAAAAATAGAAAAGAAATTGAAAAGATTATCGAACAGGTAA
- a CDS encoding arylsulfatase, whose translation MKFLQDKLMFYSLATLTVSACQVNDKHSEEDISIKPNIVYIYADDMGIGDISALNPISQKIKTPAMDQLVNEGLCFSDAHSSSGVSTPARYSLLTGRYSWRTSKKRGVLGGLSYPMLAEGRKTVASLLQENGYETAMIGKWHLGAQWGVKDQFEKDVADRNMKLGDRFNIEEIDFSKEVKGGPEEHGFDYAYWHVGSLDMPPYCFIEDKIVSDQEFEYFEGVETMFARKGLKSKSFDFQQVMPDLTKRASNYISEKAKTGKPFFLYLPLTAPHTPYVPTDDKIGRTEAGIYGDFVLDVDEVVDRVLAVLKEQGIDENTMIVLSSDNGAQKHRGKNKPNIIELHGHYTNAGLYGEKRDVYEGGHRVPYVVRWPKMIKEPRVYEHMIGQMDLMATCAEMLNVDLTDDMGEDSFSYWNVLKDSAFTQPVRDNLINHSAKGQFALRQGNWKYIDGQGSGGWTSNDTPDQQLYNLHEDLYEQEELSEKYPDRMNSMKQELEKIKSAKGSRLM comes from the coding sequence ATGAAATTTTTACAGGATAAATTAATGTTTTATTCATTGGCCACTTTGACTGTCTCAGCTTGCCAGGTCAATGATAAGCATTCTGAAGAAGATATATCTATCAAGCCAAATATTGTCTATATCTATGCCGATGACATGGGAATAGGAGACATATCAGCGCTTAATCCGATAAGCCAAAAAATCAAAACTCCGGCAATGGATCAATTAGTGAATGAAGGCTTGTGTTTTTCTGATGCCCATTCATCTTCAGGAGTTTCGACTCCCGCTCGTTATAGCCTGTTAACGGGCAGATACAGTTGGAGAACAAGCAAAAAAAGAGGCGTATTGGGTGGTTTGTCCTATCCTATGCTTGCTGAAGGAAGAAAAACAGTAGCAAGTCTATTGCAAGAAAATGGTTATGAGACCGCAATGATTGGAAAGTGGCATCTAGGAGCTCAATGGGGCGTTAAGGATCAATTTGAAAAGGATGTCGCTGATCGAAATATGAAGTTAGGTGATCGATTCAATATTGAAGAGATTGATTTTTCAAAAGAAGTGAAAGGAGGCCCGGAGGAGCATGGTTTTGATTACGCGTATTGGCATGTTGGCTCATTGGATATGCCTCCTTATTGCTTCATTGAAGACAAAATTGTCTCGGATCAAGAGTTTGAATATTTTGAAGGGGTGGAAACGATGTTTGCCCGAAAAGGGTTGAAATCAAAATCTTTTGATTTTCAACAGGTTATGCCTGATTTAACCAAGAGAGCATCCAATTACATTAGTGAAAAAGCAAAAACAGGCAAACCATTTTTCTTATATCTTCCTCTTACTGCTCCGCACACACCATATGTGCCAACAGACGATAAGATAGGACGCACGGAAGCGGGAATTTATGGAGATTTTGTTCTCGATGTGGATGAAGTGGTGGACAGAGTATTGGCTGTATTGAAAGAACAAGGGATTGATGAAAATACTATGATTGTATTGTCAAGCGATAATGGAGCTCAAAAACATAGAGGAAAAAATAAACCAAATATAATCGAACTGCATGGACACTATACAAATGCAGGATTGTATGGGGAAAAAAGAGACGTGTATGAAGGAGGCCATCGCGTGCCATATGTTGTGAGATGGCCAAAGATGATCAAAGAGCCGCGAGTTTACGAACATATGATTGGGCAAATGGATTTAATGGCGACATGCGCTGAAATGCTAAATGTAGATTTGACCGATGACATGGGAGAAGATAGTTTTAGCTATTGGAATGTGTTAAAGGATTCGGCTTTCACACAGCCAGTGCGAGATAATTTGATTAACCATTCAGCGAAAGGCCAGTTCGCTCTGCGCCAAGGGAATTGGAAATATATTGATGGCCAAGGCTCTGGAGGGTGGACGAGTAATGACACTCCTGATCAACAGCTTTATAACTTGCACGAAGATTTATACGAACAAGAGGAATTAAGTGAAAAGTACCCTGATCGTATGAACAGCATGAAACAAGAGCTTGAGAAAATAAAATCCGCTAAAGGTTCAAGGTTAATGTAG
- a CDS encoding ParA family protein produces MAKVISIINHKGGVGKTTTTLNLGKALAQNSSKVLMIDMDPQGNLSQICNIHTPEVQVVDAILDENKLPAIFVSENLYISPSNLELVDAELALAMKANGVYRLKRSISSIINTKEFDYVLIDCPPSLNVLTQNAMVASNDLIITVEPTYLASNGLDRVLDVVEEIKQDINHELNVAGIVFTMVDKRLAIQRDIKDQVSTLFGKDIPIYKTVIHRSVSLQEAAALCTDIFTHSPKSIAAQDYHDLAKEISNHG; encoded by the coding sequence ATGGCAAAAGTAATATCTATCATCAATCATAAAGGAGGCGTAGGCAAAACAACGACTACACTCAATCTAGGCAAAGCCCTTGCTCAAAACTCGTCAAAAGTACTCATGATCGATATGGATCCACAGGGAAATTTATCTCAGATTTGCAATATTCATACACCTGAGGTGCAAGTAGTGGATGCGATACTTGATGAAAACAAGCTTCCAGCTATTTTTGTCTCAGAAAACCTTTACATTTCACCTTCAAACCTTGAATTGGTGGACGCAGAGTTAGCACTTGCGATGAAAGCTAATGGTGTTTATCGATTAAAGAGATCAATTTCTTCAATTATAAACACCAAGGAGTTTGATTATGTATTGATTGATTGCCCTCCAAGCTTGAATGTACTTACGCAAAATGCAATGGTTGCGAGCAATGATCTGATCATAACTGTGGAGCCGACTTACCTTGCCAGCAACGGATTGGATAGAGTTTTGGATGTAGTGGAAGAAATCAAGCAGGATATCAACCATGAGTTGAATGTCGCCGGCATAGTTTTCACAATGGTAGACAAGCGACTTGCTATTCAAAGAGATATCAAAGATCAAGTTTCAACGCTCTTTGGAAAAGACATACCAATATACAAAACGGTCATTCATAGGTCCGTTTCTCTTCAAGAAGCTGCAGCTTTATGCACGGATATTTTCACTCATAGTCCCAAAAGCATCGCCGCTCAAGATTATCATGACTTAGCAAAAGAAATCAGCAACCATGGCTAA
- a CDS encoding ParB/Srx family N-terminal domain-containing protein, whose product MAKKSFSVINTRRSSGGMSVINEMKQNINILPELRDLIPPLLPDEFDQLKSNISKEGVREPILIWEYEENKYTIVDGHNRYRCVQEIGSEKVSWSVKRLEFENLNLVKDWMINNQLGRRNLSPSQASYLRGLLYDTKKLAQGAQEGSANASKNKDAESAPLKKGKTVDHIAQRTGVSSRTIFEDHKFQKALDKVGVTNPELKSNILSGRIKVRKKDLIDFEKSNEDEFENFIKSSDKTKSVKSFNHSENKLTAFKVLLTELDNESKPSEKQLNKLSTSFDELIKYLKNK is encoded by the coding sequence ATGGCTAAAAAATCATTTTCCGTCATAAATACGCGCAGAAGCTCCGGAGGAATGTCTGTCATCAATGAAATGAAGCAGAATATTAATATCCTGCCTGAACTTCGTGATTTGATTCCTCCATTATTACCGGATGAATTTGACCAATTAAAATCAAATATTTCCAAAGAAGGCGTTCGAGAACCGATTTTGATTTGGGAGTATGAAGAAAATAAATATACTATTGTTGACGGTCACAACCGGTATCGATGCGTGCAAGAAATCGGTTCAGAAAAGGTTTCTTGGTCAGTAAAACGACTAGAATTTGAGAATCTTAATTTAGTAAAAGATTGGATGATCAATAATCAATTAGGTCGTCGAAACTTATCACCATCACAAGCTAGTTATTTACGTGGTTTATTATACGACACAAAAAAACTAGCTCAGGGTGCTCAAGAGGGCAGTGCGAATGCAAGTAAAAATAAAGATGCAGAATCTGCACCTTTAAAAAAAGGGAAAACTGTTGACCATATCGCTCAACGTACAGGAGTATCTTCGCGAACGATTTTTGAAGATCATAAATTTCAAAAAGCGCTTGATAAAGTTGGTGTTACGAATCCTGAATTGAAATCAAATATATTATCCGGCAGAATTAAAGTTCGAAAAAAAGATCTTATTGATTTTGAAAAATCCAATGAAGATGAATTTGAGAATTTTATTAAAAGTTCTGATAAAACTAAATCGGTAAAATCATTTAACCATTCTGAAAATAAGTTGACCGCTTTTAAAGTTTTACTTACTGAACTTGATAATGAATCTAAGCCTTCAGAAAAGCAATTAAATAAGCTATCGACTTCATTTGATGAGTTGATAAAATATTTAAAAAATAAATAA
- a CDS encoding replication initiation protein: protein MKKEIKKPNQLIKASHGMTLQQQRLFMAALSQVNDNDESTIEGVIDLSEICDLKNDYRAYKQAARKLTGYRIEVENDGAWEYKTLFDSFRGIDYQPIIRYRFGTSVFSEVVMLKKRFTLLKAKLIFKLKGAYSLRLYELLKIGHGEYDHVDYPVEDLRKMFSIPDHKHKRFDSFKRSVIEKPIQEINELTDINVKVEYLKKWRKVEKIRFVYQDKQVIDLLGDSNKESNEDIVKIERILKELQVSDSFLKSMSQVAFDYKALAVELEFLKDLADALPQEVVTDKVFKIFNKHRQDS, encoded by the coding sequence ATGAAGAAAGAAATCAAGAAGCCCAATCAATTAATAAAAGCCTCGCATGGAATGACATTGCAACAACAACGGTTGTTTATGGCTGCTCTTTCACAGGTAAATGATAATGATGAAAGCACGATAGAAGGTGTGATAGATTTGTCTGAGATTTGCGATTTGAAAAATGATTATCGCGCATACAAACAAGCGGCGAGAAAGCTTACTGGGTATAGAATTGAAGTTGAAAATGACGGGGCATGGGAGTATAAAACGCTTTTTGATAGTTTTAGAGGAATTGATTATCAACCTATTATAAGGTATAGATTTGGAACAAGTGTGTTTTCCGAAGTTGTGATGCTGAAGAAAAGGTTTACATTGCTTAAGGCTAAATTGATTTTTAAGCTTAAAGGGGCATATTCTCTTCGATTATACGAGCTTTTGAAAATAGGCCATGGAGAGTATGATCATGTGGATTATCCTGTAGAAGATCTTCGCAAGATGTTTAGCATCCCTGATCATAAGCACAAGAGATTTGATTCATTTAAAAGATCTGTGATAGAAAAGCCTATTCAAGAAATCAATGAGCTTACGGATATAAATGTGAAGGTGGAGTATTTGAAAAAATGGCGAAAAGTTGAAAAAATCAGATTTGTATACCAGGACAAACAAGTCATTGATTTGCTTGGCGATTCCAATAAAGAATCTAATGAAGATATCGTCAAAATTGAGAGAATCCTTAAAGAGCTTCAGGTTAGCGACAGTTTTTTGAAGAGCATGAGTCAGGTCGCATTTGATTATAAAGCCTTGGCAGTGGAATTAGAATTCTTGAAAGACTTGGCAGATGCATTGCCTCAAGAAGTGGTGACAGATAAAGTATTTAAAATTTTTAATAAGCATCGACAAGATAGTTAA